ATCTTTCCTGAACAGGTAAGTAATTGGACAAAAATATTTAAGTAATGGGACAGAATTAATTACACAATTGATTTTTCTGTTCCCTGTTCCCTGCGATGCACTGAGCTTGTCGAAGTGTTCCCTGTTCCCTCTCTCAACGAGTGAATTTAATTTTGTCCGACTACTTACAGTCATTGCGAGCGAAGGGAAGCAATCACAACCGTTGGAATTGCTTCATTTCACTTCGTTCTATATGGCTAACGCCACGCTTACGCAATGACATTGTGTAATTAATTTTGTCTCACTACTTAGTCCGTCCCCATTTATTGAGCGGTTACATAATTTTTATTTAAAGCCTTAATATTAAATTAACAAAAAACTGCATTTATCATGACAGATTCTCCGAAAACTTGGACTTGGCAAGATTTTCCTATTTGTTACCAAACTCAAGGGAATACAGGACCCGCTGTAATTCTGATACATGGATTTGGTGCATCCTGGGGACACTGGCGCAAAAATATTCCAGCTTTAGCCGCAAATTGCCGAGTTTATGCAATTGATTTAATTGGTTTTGGGGGTTCAGCTAAACCCAAACCAGGAGAAATTACCTATACCTTAGAAACTTGGGGACAACAAGTAGCAGATTTTTGTCGGGAAGTGGTGGGTGAACCTGCATTTTTGGTAGGTAATTCTATTGGTTGTATTGTCGCTATGCAAGCGGCGGTAATTAACCCGGATATGGCTTTGGGAACTGCTTTGCTTAACTGTTCTTTGCGGTTATTACATGATCGTAAACGTCCAAGCTTACCTTGGATTAAGCGATTTGGTACACCAATTTTACAAAACTTTCTAGCAATTAAACTAGTAGGTAATTTCTTTTTTAATCGTCTAGCTCAACCACCAACAGTTAAAAATATTCTTTTACAAGCCTATGCTAACGGAGAAACGGTAACAGATGAGTTAGTAGATATTTTAATGACACCGGCAAAAGATCCTGGGGCTGCGGCTGTATTTTTAGCTTTTACGGCTTATTCCAGTGGTCCTTTAGCGGAAGACTTATTACCTAGAATATCTTGTCCAGTAATTATTTTATGGGGAACGGCTGACCCTTGGGAACCTATTAATTTAGGTAGAGAGTTAGCCAATTTCCCCCAAGTTCAAAAGTTTATTCATTTAGAAGGTGTGGGACATTGTCCTCAAGATGAAGCACCTGAATTAGTAAATCCAATTTTACTTGATTGGATTGGTGAACTACTAGTACCGTAGGGCGGAATTAAAAATCAACCATTAAAAATAAAAAAAGCTGATTACACAAGCTTTTCAGAAATTTTTAATGGTTGATTGCCCGGCGGCACTAGTACAGAAAAAAAGCAAATTCAGAGAAATTAACTTTAAACTATTAAGACTGATTTTGTGGACTAGGCTAACTTACCACCATCCGTGGCGACGATGACCACGCCAGCCACCACCCCAGCCACCATGCCGGCCACCACGCCGGCCACCACGCCAGCCACCATGACCACCAGATAGAAGTTGCTGTTCTTCTACGGATAGTTCTACAACTAAATCAGATGGGATATTTTGAGATGGAATATTTTGGTTTGACATAATAATTGTTGAACTCAATTAATTTTTTGCTAGGTTTTGTACAACCATGTTTACTTTTATAAAGATATTTCTGATCAATTTAATGATTCTATGGTTAGAAATATTAGTTGATAACTTATATCATTTGATGCAAATAAATCAACTTATTATATAACTAGAGATAGACTCATGCAATTTTATTTAAAGCCTGATGATAAAAAAGGAAAGAGGAGAAAATTAAGCCAGAATTTTGGCATAAGATACTGCTAATATTTGATATCAAGCAATCTATCTGAAAATTTCTCCTCACCCTATAATTACAAAATTGAAACCCTAAGACTATCAAAAATAGTCCAGTTAGATATTTTGCTTATTTAGGAAGAGTATGCATTACCACGCTAGTCATTACGCTCAGGATAGCTATCTTCTCTGGAATAGGGTGTAGGTTGATCATATTGTGGATAGTCTCTGCCACATTTTTTAGGTTTACAACAACAGGGAGGGGGTGACTGGTAACATCCCCCAGATAAAAGTTGTTGTTCTTCTGCTGATAATTCTACAAGCAACGTAGATTTATTATCTTGATTTAACATTATAAGCCTCACTTAGTTGAATTATTTCCGGTTTTAATTTGCTGACAACTTCACTATAAAATCAGATTTCATGTTTTTATTCAACATGATTATTAGCCTCAATTTATGAATAAGTGAATGTTGCCTATACTTCTTTTATAACTATTAATAATTAGAAAAAAATGCCCCCTTAGTCATAGGTTTATATAGCTTAAATTAGTCTTGAGTTATAGTTCTATTTAGACAAAATATAGCAATCTGGTTTGATTCTGAAAACAATACGTAGGCTGCATTGGCGACAGAGTAACGCACCTGACAATACTTCATTTTGATTTGCAACCAAAATTATATTGAGAAACTTATAATTAAAAAAAATCTCCCAAGTTTTCTTGTGGTGCGGGCATCTTGCCTGCTAATAATACAAGGACAGGCAAGATGCCTATCCCACAAAATTGAATCATCTTTTTTGTGGAGTTATCTTAATCTATTTTGTCAAAGGAAGTTATGGAGAAAATCTGGTAATAAATTACTCAATTTATCACCGCTATAACTAATTGTTAGCAATCCAAATGTGAAAGAAAGTGCTATGGTTATTTGGGATAATTTATATTTAGTAGTTTGTGAAGTAGAATCACCTGAAGCGAGAGTTAAATCATTTTTGCCCTCAGTTTCCAGATCGGTTTTTTGGAAGAATAATTTACCATCAGCGAATAAACCTAACATGGGTAAAATTTGCCCACCGACAAGAGATTCTTGTTCTGTATCATCAAGATATCTAAATAATTGATGGTGATTTAATTGAGTATTTTTCAGCATATTATTACTCCTTAGATAAGCAACTAACTAGGTGAACACAATAAAACCAATCTGTGTAAAGAAAAGTAAAATCGCCCAAACCCTCTTCACTCTTGCCTTGCCATAACGACAATTTTCAATGCTAACCTACTTAGTTTAAGTTGAGTGATAGATAAATAAAAACTTTAAAAATATTTATTTATACGGTTAAAAACTGTAAATGCTCTCCGGGTTTTGATAAGAAAGTATCAGGAGTTCCTTGAATTTGGACTTGACCTTTTTCTATGAGAACAATCCAATCAGCACGGTGGATA
The DNA window shown above is from Anabaena sp. WA102 and carries:
- a CDS encoding alpha/beta fold hydrolase, producing MTDSPKTWTWQDFPICYQTQGNTGPAVILIHGFGASWGHWRKNIPALAANCRVYAIDLIGFGGSAKPKPGEITYTLETWGQQVADFCREVVGEPAFLVGNSIGCIVAMQAAVINPDMALGTALLNCSLRLLHDRKRPSLPWIKRFGTPILQNFLAIKLVGNFFFNRLAQPPTVKNILLQAYANGETVTDELVDILMTPAKDPGAAAVFLAFTAYSSGPLAEDLLPRISCPVIILWGTADPWEPINLGRELANFPQVQKFIHLEGVGHCPQDEAPELVNPILLDWIGELLVP